From a region of the Bacteroidota bacterium genome:
- a CDS encoding ABC transporter permease subunit, with translation MLSTLITHELKNIFFSPKFFLTFAVVTLLLLLSVVVGINQFNNATRQYETTTQLVQQEMREARGWMSLNNKVLRKPDPMQIFVSGINNDIGRMSGVNSFNGIKLTNSTYSDDPIYALFRFVDFAFIVTVVFSLLAILFTYDAINGEAERGTLQLTFSNAVPRTRYIIGKFMGAWLGLVIPLLLPILLSLLLLLVWNVSMTSDHWLKLISLFGAALLYLTFFIALGIFLSTTTKRSSVSFLFSLVIWVCLVFIVPRAGATVAGQVINVPTVAEIESQRDTFSKDRWMQYEKVMSDKWKIRNEPTQRMTKEEREAFREEKMWEWMEEDDRDRKQVQIDIDEYTKKVNEDLRNKKAEQERFAFTLSRFSPTSAFQLAAMNLAGTDIALKTRYEDALQNYRTIFTTYKDKKQKESGGMGGIRIEMNSDAGIKIDTGRERGVLDTSDMPRFDHPIHTFKDGITPAIIDFGLLGIFSLVAFSGAFVRFLQYDVR, from the coding sequence ATGCTTTCTACATTAATCACACACGAATTAAAGAATATTTTTTTCAGTCCAAAATTTTTTCTGACATTCGCGGTTGTTACGCTGTTGCTATTACTCAGCGTTGTTGTCGGAATCAATCAATTCAATAACGCCACAAGGCAATATGAAACAACAACCCAGCTTGTTCAACAGGAAATGCGTGAAGCGCGCGGGTGGATGAGTCTGAACAACAAAGTGCTCCGAAAACCTGACCCGATGCAAATTTTTGTTTCAGGGATTAATAACGACATTGGGAGAATGTCCGGGGTCAACAGTTTCAACGGTATCAAACTAACGAACAGCACCTATTCCGATGATCCAATCTATGCATTATTCCGATTCGTGGATTTTGCATTTATCGTTACGGTTGTATTCTCACTGCTCGCTATTCTTTTTACCTACGATGCAATCAACGGCGAAGCAGAACGAGGAACGCTGCAGTTGACATTCTCCAACGCTGTTCCACGGACTCGGTATATCATTGGAAAATTCATGGGAGCGTGGCTTGGCTTGGTGATTCCTCTCCTGCTTCCAATACTGCTTTCGCTCTTATTATTGCTGGTATGGAATGTGTCAATGACATCGGATCATTGGTTGAAGCTGATCTCACTGTTCGGTGCAGCATTGTTGTATTTGACATTCTTCATTGCACTCGGGATCTTTCTTTCAACAACCACCAAGCGTTCATCCGTTTCGTTTTTATTTTCGCTTGTCATTTGGGTTTGCTTAGTCTTTATTGTTCCGCGGGCCGGTGCAACCGTTGCGGGACAAGTCATCAATGTGCCGACCGTTGCGGAGATTGAATCGCAACGGGATACGTTCTCCAAAGATCGATGGATGCAGTACGAAAAAGTAATGAGCGACAAATGGAAAATACGCAACGAGCCAACACAACGTATGACCAAAGAAGAGCGCGAAGCTTTTCGCGAAGAAAAAATGTGGGAGTGGATGGAAGAAGATGACCGTGACCGCAAACAGGTGCAGATTGATATTGATGAATACACCAAGAAAGTGAACGAAGACCTCCGGAACAAAAAAGCGGAACAGGAGCGTTTTGCATTTACCCTTTCCCGATTCTCACCGACATCGGCATTTCAACTTGCCGCGATGAATCTTGCCGGAACGGATATTGCTTTAAAAACACGATATGAAGATGCATTACAGAATTATCGAACGATCTTCACAACGTATAAAGACAAAAAGCAAAAAGAGAGCGGCGGTATGGGAGGAATTCGAATTGAAATGAACAGCGATGCCGGTATCAAGATCGATACCGGGCGCGAAAGAGGTGTATTGGATACATCAGATATGCCGCGATTCGATCATCCAATCCACACATTCAAAGACGGGATCACACCTGCCATTATTGATTTTGGACTGCTTGGAATTTTTTCGTTGGTTGCGTTTTCGGGAGCTTTTGTGCGGTTTTTACAGTACGATGTGAGGTAA
- a CDS encoding helix-turn-helix transcriptional regulator — MKLSLGKNLQKRRRSLNITQKDFAKMIKSSQSRVSKMESGDPTVTIDLLVKSLLMHKTPKNSLSRILPR; from the coding sequence TTGAAACTCTCGCTTGGTAAGAATCTTCAAAAGCGACGGCGCTCTCTAAATATTACCCAGAAGGACTTTGCTAAAATGATAAAATCAAGCCAATCTCGTGTTTCAAAAATGGAATCCGGTGATCCCACGGTCACAATTGATTTATTGGTAAAATCTTTATTGATGCATAAGACGCCAAAGAATTCTCTTTCTCGCATCCTTCCTCGATAA
- a CDS encoding T9SS type A sorting domain-containing protein: MKNILQVCILIYFIICSNTLYSQTDIWEQTGGPVNGNIQRLIVTSNDHLFAVNRDSGIFRSTNNGTTWTAVNSGITNLDIRALVVNVDGSIYAGGDGVFRSTNNGSLWISVKTGLQYYVYDLAVNSSGHLFAASGGSVGSGGVYQSTNSGVNWTNIGLKDTNVWRIAVTSSGHLFAGASFGGPAWGIFRSTNNGTDWVAVNNGLVANCIVNTIVSRPNGDLYTIVDCNGELYRSTNNGDNWDLIKHEGVSAVLRSLAFNSNGHIFGGSGGNRVIRSTDNGSNWTTFGTMQKTIPSMAVNSAGILFAGTYADGVFRTVQTTLGVKQIELQSQFALELKQNYPNPFNPATTIEYNLSKSSFVKLVIFNMLGQEVQTLVHGVKLSGGHKVEFYANNLPSGVYLCQIQSNGFTRAKTLLLLK; this comes from the coding sequence ATGAAAAACATTTTACAAGTATGTATTTTAATTTATTTTATAATTTGCAGTAACACGTTGTATTCTCAAACTGACATTTGGGAGCAAACAGGCGGACCTGTGAATGGGAACATTCAACGGCTCATTGTTACTTCCAACGATCATCTGTTCGCTGTGAATCGTGATTCCGGCATATTTCGTTCCACTAATAACGGTACCACGTGGACCGCAGTAAATTCCGGGATCACAAACCTTGATATTCGTGCTCTGGTTGTGAATGTCGACGGCAGCATCTATGCAGGAGGTGATGGTGTTTTTCGTTCGACAAATAACGGTTCACTGTGGATCTCCGTAAAGACTGGACTTCAATATTATGTGTACGATCTTGCAGTGAATTCAAGTGGTCATCTGTTCGCGGCATCAGGTGGATCAGTAGGTTCAGGCGGAGTGTATCAATCAACGAATAGCGGAGTGAATTGGACGAACATAGGATTGAAGGATACGAATGTTTGGAGAATAGCAGTCACTTCCAGTGGCCATCTCTTTGCGGGCGCATCGTTCGGCGGTCCTGCATGGGGAATTTTCCGTTCCACGAATAATGGTACCGATTGGGTTGCAGTCAATAATGGATTAGTGGCAAATTGTATTGTGAATACAATTGTTTCCCGGCCCAATGGTGATCTGTATACGATTGTTGACTGCAACGGAGAACTTTATCGTTCAACCAATAATGGTGATAACTGGGATCTCATAAAACATGAGGGTGTCTCTGCTGTTCTTCGATCCCTTGCGTTCAACTCCAACGGACATATTTTTGGCGGTTCAGGGGGCAACAGAGTAATACGTTCAACGGATAATGGTTCCAATTGGACAACGTTCGGAACAATGCAAAAAACGATCCCTTCAATGGCGGTTAATTCTGCCGGAATTCTGTTTGCCGGTACATATGCAGACGGAGTATTCCGAACTGTCCAGACAACACTTGGTGTAAAACAAATAGAACTCCAGTCGCAATTCGCACTTGAATTGAAACAAAACTATCCGAATCCCTTTAATCCAGCAACAACAATTGAATACAATTTGTCTAAAAGTTCTTTTGTGAAGCTTGTTATCTTTAATATGCTTGGACAAGAAGTACAAACTCTTGTGCATGGAGTGAAATTAAGTGGGGGTCATAAAGTTGAGTTTTACGCAAACAATTTACCAAGCGGAGTTTATCTCTGTCAAATTCAATCAAATGGATTTACTCGAGCAAAAACACTTCTATTACTAAAATAA
- a CDS encoding type II toxin-antitoxin system Phd/YefM family antitoxin gives MKLSTAVKPISYLKAHASELIRDITTSQQTLVVTQNGEAKVVMQDIRSYERMQETLALLKILTRSKQNILRGQSKSLDASFTNLDKRIAAFKNEKV, from the coding sequence ATGAAGCTAAGTACTGCCGTAAAACCCATCAGTTATCTTAAAGCTCACGCATCAGAGCTAATTCGAGATATTACAACCAGCCAGCAAACCTTGGTTGTTACCCAGAATGGTGAAGCTAAGGTTGTAATGCAAGACATTCGATCATATGAGCGCATGCAAGAGACGCTAGCTTTGTTAAAAATTCTTACTCGAAGCAAGCAGAATATTTTACGCGGTCAATCAAAGTCCCTTGATGCTTCCTTCACCAACCTCGACAAACGAATAGCGGCATTCAAAAATGAAAAAGTATGA
- a CDS encoding type II toxin-antitoxin system RelE/ParE family toxin: MKKYDVVIDVEAENDIFAIYTYIAINDSVEKADKIYVALRKTCNRLKTLPFRGHIPSELFDIGVVEFRELHYKPYRIFYSIDSNIVSIHCVIDGRRDIQTILQERLLR, encoded by the coding sequence ATGAAAAAGTATGACGTTGTCATTGATGTAGAAGCCGAAAACGATATTTTCGCCATTTACACGTATATCGCCATAAATGATTCAGTTGAAAAAGCTGACAAAATTTACGTTGCGCTACGTAAAACCTGCAATAGATTGAAGACTCTTCCATTTCGAGGCCATATCCCTTCCGAATTATTCGATATTGGAGTAGTCGAATTCCGTGAATTGCACTACAAACCCTACCGGATATTCTATTCGATCGACTCTAACATAGTCTCTATTCATTGTGTTATTGATGGAAGACGAGACATCCAGACCATTCTCCAAGAACGTTTGCTGCGCTAA
- a CDS encoding type II toxin-antitoxin system Phd/YefM family antitoxin: MPTIRPISDLRNKSNEISNFVHNSSEPIFITKNGEGDMVVMSIAHYSQLQKKLELYSKLAVAESQRTAGDKGRPLDKIMKDIRKKIRG; encoded by the coding sequence ATGCCAACCATTCGACCAATATCAGATCTCAGAAATAAATCAAATGAGATCTCCAATTTCGTCCACAACTCAAGTGAGCCAATTTTCATCACCAAAAACGGCGAAGGTGATATGGTAGTAATGTCTATTGCACATTATAGCCAATTACAGAAAAAACTCGAACTATATTCAAAACTTGCAGTAGCCGAATCTCAACGAACTGCTGGTGACAAAGGTCGCCCTCTTGATAAAATTATGAAAGACATCCGGAAAAAGATTCGTGGCTAA
- a CDS encoding type II toxin-antitoxin system RelE/ParE family toxin: MAKIKYTTRLLSTAEQDFNEIIDYILGENVSAAISIADKIESNLQLLERNPQLGRIPNDEELLRLGYRYLIVLEYLVFYKIEDTTIIVYRILHGARNYKSLL; this comes from the coding sequence GTGGCTAAAATCAAATATACCACACGACTCTTATCCACAGCAGAACAAGACTTTAATGAGATTATCGACTATATCTTGGGGGAAAATGTTTCGGCTGCCATTTCCATTGCCGATAAAATTGAATCTAATCTTCAACTTCTCGAACGCAACCCACAATTAGGGCGGATTCCAAATGATGAAGAGCTGCTTCGATTAGGATACAGATATCTAATAGTGCTTGAATATTTAGTATTCTATAAAATCGAAGATACAACCATCATTGTTTATCGCATACTCCACGGAGCTCGTAATTATAAATCCCTTCTTTAA